A region of the Falco biarmicus isolate bFalBia1 chromosome 10, bFalBia1.pri, whole genome shotgun sequence genome:
CGGGGGTCTCgcagccgccgcccgccgggccccCGTGGGGCGGAGATGGGCGGGGGACGCCGCCGGCCGCTTCAGGGGCTGCCACGCACCCGGCGCAGCGCGGCGGCCCCCGCCTCGGGCCCGGGCGGCAGCGGGGAGGCGGCCGGGCGGCCCGTCTGGGCGACGCCGGCGTCGGAGCCGGGGCCCGGGCCCgtccgcggcggcggcggcggggcctcCTGCGTgggcgcggcgggcggctgGCCGGCCGCGGGGCCCGACggcggcgcggtgcggggctgcgaggtgccggc
Encoded here:
- the INAFM2 gene encoding putative transmembrane protein INAFM2; its protein translation is MKEKEAGAERGKPATYTGDKKARMAAKTNKKWVRLATVLAYVLSVSLAAIVLAVYYSLIWQPVRGGSSGPGPAAGTSQPRTAPPSGPAAGQPPAAPTQEAPPPPPRTGPGPGSDAGVAQTGRPAASPLPPGPEAGAAALRRVRGSP